A DNA window from Macadamia integrifolia cultivar HAES 741 chromosome 4, SCU_Mint_v3, whole genome shotgun sequence contains the following coding sequences:
- the LOC122077249 gene encoding phosphoglycerate kinase, chloroplastic-like produces MASATSPTSLSLLPSSTSSTSRSRSSFQVAASLSSRRLQSLGLRAPLRRLGFSGVAVEPLLALHVAAKIRAVGTNGKGVRGVVSMAKKSVGDLTAADLKGKKVFVRADLNVPLDDNQNITDDTRIRAAVPTIKHLIGNGAKVILSSHLGRPKGVTPKYSLSPLVPRLSELLGVKVEKADDCIGPVVEKTVAALPEGSVLLLENVRFYKEEEKNDPEFAKKLASLADLYVNDAFGTAHRAHASTEGVTKFLKPSVAGFLLQKELDYLVGAVSNPKRPFAAIVGGSKVSSKIGVIESLLEKCDILLLGGGMIFTFYKAQGLSVGASLVEEDKLDLATSLLKKAKSKGVSLLLPSDVVIADKFAPDANSKVVPASGIPDGWMGLDIGPESVKTFNEALDTTKTVIWNGPMGVFEFDKFAVGTVAIAKKLAELSAKGVTTIIGGGDSVAAVEKVGVANVMSHISTGGGASLELLEGKELPGVLALDEATPVAV; encoded by the exons ATGGCTTCTGCAACATCACCCACCTCACTgtctctccttccttcctctacTTCCTCAACCTCTCGCAGCCGTTCATCGTTCCAAGTTGCAGCATCTCTGTCCTCTCGTCGCCTCCAGAGTCTCGGCCTCCGAGCCCCACTTCGCAGACTCGGATTCTCTGGTGTCGCTGTGGAGCCTTTACTTGCCCTCCACGTTGCAGCCAAAATTCGAGCTGTGGGAACCAATGGGAAGGGCGTTAGAGGTGTTGTTTCGATGGCAAAGAAGAGCGTTGGAGATCTCACGGCTGCCGATTTGAAGGGGAAGAAGGTCTTCGTGAGGGCTGATTTGAATGTTCCTTTGGATGATAACCAAAACATTACTGATGACACCAGGATTCGGGCTGCTGTCCCTACGATTAAGCATTTGATCGGAAATGGGGCTAAGGTCATTCTCTCCAGTCATCTG GGGAGACCAAAGGGTGTAACCCCAAAATACAGCTTGAGTCCTCTTGTGCCTAGGCTATCTGAGCTCCTTGGTGTCAAA GTTGAGAAGGCTGATGATTGTATCGGTCCAGTGGTTGAGAAGACGGTGGCTGCACTTCCTGAAGGTAGCGTTCTTCTTCTTGAGAATGTGAGGTTCtacaaggaggaggagaaaaatgACCCGGAGTTTGCGAAGAAGCTTGCATCACTTGCCGACCTCTATGTGAATGATGCATTCGGGACTGCTCACAGAGCTCATGCATCAACAGAGGGAGTTACCAAGTTCTTGAAGCCTTCTGTTGCTGGTTTCCTCTTGCAAAAG GAACTTGACTATCTTGTTGGAGCAGTTTCAAACCCAAAAAGACCATTTGCTGCCATAGTTGGGGGTTCAAAGGTGTCATCCAAAATTGGGGTGATTGAATCACTACTAGAGAAATGTGATATTCTCCTTCTTGGTGGAGGAATGATCTTTACTTTCTACAAGGCACAAGGTCTTTCAGTGGGTGCATCTCTTGTGGAGGAAGACAAGCTAGACCTTGCAACATCACTTCTCAAGAAGGCCAAGTCAAAGGGGGTTTCTCTTTTGTTACCAAGTGACGTGGTTATTGCAGACAAGTTCGCTCCTGATGCAAACAGCAAG GTTGTTCCAGCATCTGGCATTCCTGATGGTTGGATGGGATTGGATATTGGACCTGAGTCAGTTAAGACATTCAATGAAGCCTTGGATACCACCAAAACCGTTATCTGGAATGGACCAATGGGAGTCTTTGAGTTTGACAAGTTTGCTGTTGGAACAGTG GCAATTGCAAAGAAGCTAGCAGAGCTTAGTGCAAAGGGAGTGACTACAATCATAGGAGGTGGAGATTCTGTTGCAGCAGTTGAGAAAGTGGGAGTTGCAAATGTGATGAGCCACATCTCGACAGGTGGTGGTGCCAGTTTGGAATTGTTGGAAGGCAAAGAGCTTCCTGGAGTTCTTGCGCTCGATGAAGCCACACCTGTAGCTGTCTGA
- the LOC122077022 gene encoding phosphoglycerate kinase, cytosolic, giving the protein MATKKSVGSLKEADLKGNRVFVRVDLNVPLDDNLNITDDTRVRAAVPTIKYLMGHGAKVILSSHLGRPKGVTPKYSLKPLVPRLSELLGVKVEMANDCIGEEVEKLVAAIPDGGVLLLENVRFYKEEEKNDPEFAKKLASLADLYVNDAFGTAHRAHASTEGVAKYLKPAVAGFLMQKELDYLVGAVANPKRPFAAIVGGSKVSSKIGVIESLFEKVNILVLGGGMIFTFYKAQGISVGSSLVEEDKLDLATSLLQKAKSKGVSVLLPTDVVVADKFAADANSKVVPASGIPDGWMGLDIGPDSIKSFSEALDTTQTVIWNGPMGVFEFEKFAAGTTAIAKKLAELSGGKDVTTIIGGGDSVAAVEQAGLADKMSHISTGGGASLELLEGKPLPGVLALDEA; this is encoded by the exons ATGGCGACCAAGAAGAGTGTGGGTTCTCTGAAGGAGGCTGATTTGAAGGGGAATAGGGTCTTCGTTAGGGTCGATCTGAATGTCCCTTTGGATGATAACTTGAATATCACCGATGATACCAGGGTTAGGGCTGCTGTTCCCACGATCAAGTACTTGATGGGTCATGGTGCCAAGGTTATCCTTTCAAGCCATTTG GGACGTCCCAAGGGTGTCACACCCAAATACAGCTTGAAGCCTCTCGTTCCTAGACTCTCTGAGCTCTTGGGAGTCAAG GTGGAGATGGCTAATGATTGTATTGGTGAGGAAGTTGAGAAGTTGGTGGCGGCCATCCCAGATGGTGGTGTTCTCCTCCTGGAGAATGTTAGGTTCtacaaggaggaagagaagaatgatCCTGAGTTTGCAAAGAAGCTTGCCTCTCTTGCAGACCTATATGTGAATGATGCATTTGGCACTGCTCACAGAGCTCATGCTTCCACAGAGGGAGTTGCAAAGTACTTGAAGCCCGCTGTCGCTGGATTCCTTATGCAGAAG GAACTTGACTATCTTGTTGGAGCCGTGGCCAATCCCAAAAGGCCGTTTGCTGCTATTGTAGGTGGCTCAAAAGTGTCATCCAAGATTGGGGTTATCGAGTCATTGTTTGAGAAGGTTAATATCCTTGTGCTGGGTGGAGGAATGATCTTCACATTCTACAAAGCCCAAGGAATTTCTGTTGGATCCTCCCTTGTGGAGGAAGACAAGCTCGATTTGGCAACATCACTTCTTCAGAAGGCCAAGTCCAAAGGTGTGTCTGTTTTGCTGCCCACAGATGTGGTTGTTGCAGACAAATTTGCTGCCGATGCTAATAGCAAG GTTGTGCCGGCATCTGGCATCCCTGATGGTTGGATGGGGTTGGACATTGGACCTGATTCTATCAAGTCATTTAGTGAAGCTTTGGACACTACCCAAACAGTCATCTGGAATGGACCAATGGGGGTGTTTGAATTTGAGAAGTTTGCTGCTGGAACAACG GCAATTGCTAAGAAGTTGGCAGAACTCAGTGGTGGAAAGGATGTGACAACAATCATTGGAGGCGGTGATTCAGTTGCTGCTGTGGAGCAGGCAGGACTTGCTGACAAGATGAGCCACATCTCAACCGGTGGAGGTGCTAGCTTGGAGCTGCTTGAGGGCAAACCCCTTCCTGGAGTTCTTGCCCTCGATGAAGCCTGA
- the LOC122076111 gene encoding pentatricopeptide repeat-containing protein At1g77170, mitochondrial isoform X2, with amino-acid sequence MNLFQPVLFRLPTTKRAKLLCISCHLHRNLTTTTHFEPQANVQSSVHSTIPDSNPDPVKVVATQLSECTNLLQLNQIYAKIIRTHLLELNPLTFYWNSIMRSYVRLDIHYMALRVFIAMSRSGVSPDSYTIPLVLKATCHVFAIDTGRQLHSVAIVHGLELNEFCESGLISLYCKAGDLMNAQRVFGQNPERKLGSWNAIIGGLAQGGHAKEAIDMFIELRKSGLRPDDVTMVSITSACGSLGDLNLALQLHKCVFQAKTVGKPDILMLNSLVDVYGKCGRMDLAYKVFAGMAQRNVSTWTSMIMGYAMHGHAYDALECFNYMREAGVIPNHVTFVGVLSACVHGGMVENGRQYFDMMRTYGFMPTLQHYGCMVDLLGRAGLLEEARKMVEEMPIRANSVIWGALMGACEKHRNVEMAEWVARHLVELEPWNDGVYVVLSNIYASAGMWEDVERIRGVMKEKRVAKTPGSLLGL; translated from the exons ATGAACTTGTTTCAGCCTGTCTTATTTAGGCTACCAACAACCAAAAGGGCCAAACTTCTTTGCATTTCATGTCATCTCCATCGCAATCTTACTACTACCACACACTTTGAACCCCAAGCCAATGTTCAATCTTCAGTACACTCCACAATACCGGATTCTAATCCAGACCCAGTCAAAGTAGTTGCAACCCAATTGTCAGAATGCACTAATTTGCTGCAACTGAACCAAATTTATGCCAAAATCATCCGAACCCACTTGTTAGAATTGAACCCACTTACGTTTTATTGGAACAGCATCATGAGATCCTATGTCAGGCTCGATATCCATTACATGGCTCTCCGGGTTTTCATTGCCATGTCACGGTCTGGTGTCTCCCCCGATTCTTACACAATTCCTCTTGTCTTAAAGGCTACCTGCCATGTTTTTGCCATCGACACCGGTCGTCAGCTTCATTCGGTTGCTATTGTTCATGGGCTTGAGTTGAATGAGTTCTGTGAGAGTGGTTTGATCAGTTTGTATTGCAAAGCTGGTGATCTTATGAATGCACAAAGAGTATTCGGACAAAATCCTGAGAGGAAATTGGGTTCTTGGAATGCCATTATAGGAGGTCTTGCTCAAGGAGGACATGCCAAGGAAGCTATAGATATGTTCATAGAGCTAAGGAAATCTGGGCTTCGGCCAGATGATGTGACAATGGTTAGCATAACATCTGCCTGTGGAAGTTTAGGGGACTTGAACTTAGCTCTTCAGCTACATAAATGTGTCTTCCAAGCTAAAACCGTTGGGAAACCAGATATTCTGATGCTGAATTCTCTTGTTGATGTATATGGAAAATGCGGTCGAATGGACCTCGCTTATAAGGTCTTTGCAGGCATGGCACAACGCAATGTGTCTACCTGGACATCTATGATCATGGGTTATGCAATGCATGGTCATGCCTATGACGCGCTTGAGTGCTTCAACTACATGAGAGAAGCAGGGGTTATTCCCAATCATGTGACATTTGTTGGGGTCCTGAGTGCTTGTGTACATGGAGGGATGGTAGAGAATGGGAGGCAGTACTTCGATATGATGAGAACATATGGCTTCATGCCCACGCTGCAACATTATGGGTGCATGGTGGATCTACTAGGACGTGCAGGATTGCTTGAAGAGGCTAGGAAGATGGTGGAAGAGATGCCGATAAGGGCTAACTCTGTCATCTGGGGAGCTTTGATGGGAGCCTGTGAGAAACACAGGAATGTCGAGATGGCAGAGTGGGTAGCCAGGCATCTAGTGGAACTAGAGCCATGGAATGATGGGGTTTATGTTGTTTTATCCAACATATATGCTAGTGCTGGTATGTGGGAAGATGTTGAGAGGATAAGAGGggtgatgaaggagaagagggtTGCAAAAACTCCTGG TTCTTTGTTAGGCCTCTAA
- the LOC122076111 gene encoding pentatricopeptide repeat-containing protein At1g77170, mitochondrial isoform X1, translated as MNLFQPVLFRLPTTKRAKLLCISCHLHRNLTTTTHFEPQANVQSSVHSTIPDSNPDPVKVVATQLSECTNLLQLNQIYAKIIRTHLLELNPLTFYWNSIMRSYVRLDIHYMALRVFIAMSRSGVSPDSYTIPLVLKATCHVFAIDTGRQLHSVAIVHGLELNEFCESGLISLYCKAGDLMNAQRVFGQNPERKLGSWNAIIGGLAQGGHAKEAIDMFIELRKSGLRPDDVTMVSITSACGSLGDLNLALQLHKCVFQAKTVGKPDILMLNSLVDVYGKCGRMDLAYKVFAGMAQRNVSTWTSMIMGYAMHGHAYDALECFNYMREAGVIPNHVTFVGVLSACVHGGMVENGRQYFDMMRTYGFMPTLQHYGCMVDLLGRAGLLEEARKMVEEMPIRANSVIWGALMGACEKHRNVEMAEWVARHLVELEPWNDGVYVVLSNIYASAGMWEDVERIRGVMKEKRVAKTPGYSLTTN; from the coding sequence ATGAACTTGTTTCAGCCTGTCTTATTTAGGCTACCAACAACCAAAAGGGCCAAACTTCTTTGCATTTCATGTCATCTCCATCGCAATCTTACTACTACCACACACTTTGAACCCCAAGCCAATGTTCAATCTTCAGTACACTCCACAATACCGGATTCTAATCCAGACCCAGTCAAAGTAGTTGCAACCCAATTGTCAGAATGCACTAATTTGCTGCAACTGAACCAAATTTATGCCAAAATCATCCGAACCCACTTGTTAGAATTGAACCCACTTACGTTTTATTGGAACAGCATCATGAGATCCTATGTCAGGCTCGATATCCATTACATGGCTCTCCGGGTTTTCATTGCCATGTCACGGTCTGGTGTCTCCCCCGATTCTTACACAATTCCTCTTGTCTTAAAGGCTACCTGCCATGTTTTTGCCATCGACACCGGTCGTCAGCTTCATTCGGTTGCTATTGTTCATGGGCTTGAGTTGAATGAGTTCTGTGAGAGTGGTTTGATCAGTTTGTATTGCAAAGCTGGTGATCTTATGAATGCACAAAGAGTATTCGGACAAAATCCTGAGAGGAAATTGGGTTCTTGGAATGCCATTATAGGAGGTCTTGCTCAAGGAGGACATGCCAAGGAAGCTATAGATATGTTCATAGAGCTAAGGAAATCTGGGCTTCGGCCAGATGATGTGACAATGGTTAGCATAACATCTGCCTGTGGAAGTTTAGGGGACTTGAACTTAGCTCTTCAGCTACATAAATGTGTCTTCCAAGCTAAAACCGTTGGGAAACCAGATATTCTGATGCTGAATTCTCTTGTTGATGTATATGGAAAATGCGGTCGAATGGACCTCGCTTATAAGGTCTTTGCAGGCATGGCACAACGCAATGTGTCTACCTGGACATCTATGATCATGGGTTATGCAATGCATGGTCATGCCTATGACGCGCTTGAGTGCTTCAACTACATGAGAGAAGCAGGGGTTATTCCCAATCATGTGACATTTGTTGGGGTCCTGAGTGCTTGTGTACATGGAGGGATGGTAGAGAATGGGAGGCAGTACTTCGATATGATGAGAACATATGGCTTCATGCCCACGCTGCAACATTATGGGTGCATGGTGGATCTACTAGGACGTGCAGGATTGCTTGAAGAGGCTAGGAAGATGGTGGAAGAGATGCCGATAAGGGCTAACTCTGTCATCTGGGGAGCTTTGATGGGAGCCTGTGAGAAACACAGGAATGTCGAGATGGCAGAGTGGGTAGCCAGGCATCTAGTGGAACTAGAGCCATGGAATGATGGGGTTTATGTTGTTTTATCCAACATATATGCTAGTGCTGGTATGTGGGAAGATGTTGAGAGGATAAGAGGggtgatgaaggagaagagggtTGCAAAAACTCCTGGGTATAGCTTAACAACCaattga